The following is a genomic window from Flavobacteriales bacterium.
TCCACGGACTGACCCGGGGAGACACGAAGGAGGAGGTGATCCGGCGGATGGCGCGCTTCCGGTTGTCCGGCCACGGCAGGGGCTTCGTGTTCGCCCGGCTCCGGCAGCGGTACCCGATGCTGCATGAACGGGTGGAGTACCTGTGCTTCACCCACACCCGCGAAGGCTGGGGCGACTCGGACTGGGGTCTGGTCCACTTCGTGGACGGCCGGCTCATCGACACGCAGTTCAGCCACGACGAAGGCGGTCAGGGGGCGCACCTCCATCCGTTCAGGCCTGCGGTCTCGGACGGGACGGCGGTCACCCCTGCGGCGCCTCCACCACCTGCTGTGCGCTGCTGCGGATGTACGGGCGGATGATGAGCCGGATGGTGTTCTTCCAGCTCAGGTACTTCCACGCCCAGGCCATCAGCACCTGTAGGCGGTTGCGGTAGCCTACCAGCGCCATCAGGTGCACGAACATCCAGGCCAGCCAGGCGATGAGACCGCCCATGTGGAAGCGGCCTACGTCCACCACGGCCTTGTAGCGTCCGATGGTGGCCATGCTGCCCTTGTCCTTGTACATGAAGGCCTCCATGGGCCCGCCTTTCGCTTTGCGGATGAGGTTGTCGGCCAGCAGCCGGGCCTGTTGGATGGCCGCCGTGGCCACCTGCGGATGGCCCCGCTCCCACGTGCCTTCGGCCATCAAGGCCACATCGCCCAGCGCGAACACATCGGGTACGCCCTGCAATCGGCTGAAGCGGTCCACGTGGTAGCGGTTGGCCTGCGGCACCTCGGCGGCCTCGAGACCGGGCAGCGTCACACCCTTCACCCCGGCCGCCCAGATCAGCGTGTTGCTGTCCATGCTCGTCCCGTCCTTGAAGGAGACCACCTCCCCGTCATACCCGGTGACACGCGCCCCGAACTTCACGTTCACGCCCATGTCCTCCAGGTACTTCAAGGCGTTGGCACTGGCCTTCTCGCTGAAGTTCTTCAGCACCCGCTCGTTGCTGTCCACCAGCCAGATCTGCATGCGGTCGCTGTCCAGCTCGCGGTATTCGCGCTTGAGCACGGTGCGGCGGATCTCGGCCAGGGCACCGGCCAGTTCCACGCCGGTGGGACCGCCGCCCACGATGGTGAAGTTGAGGCAGCGGCGTTGTCCGGCCTCGTCCTGCGCGTACAACGCGGCCTCGAAGTCCTGCAGGAAATCGCTGCGGATGTCGAGGGCCTGGCCGATGCTCTTGAGCTGCATGGCCTCGCGCTCGAGCTGGTCGTTGCCGAAGAAGTTGGTGGTGCTGCCCGTGGCCAGCACAAGGATGTCGTAGGCGAACTCGCCATGATCGGTGACCACGCGCTTCTCCTGCGGCTTCACGGCCAGCACGCGGGTCATGCGGAAGGCGACGTTGGGCATGGGCGCCACGGTGCGGCGGAAGGGATGCGCGATGCTGTCGGCACTGAGGCTGGCGGTGGCCACCTGATACAGGAGCGGCTGGAAGCAGTGGTGGTTGTGCTTGTCCAGCAGCAGCACCTTGTACGGAGCGCCCTCGAGCCGCTTGATCAGCTCCAGGCCGGCGAAGCCACCGCCCACCACCACCACCTGCGGGTGCGGCAGGGCCTCGTATGCGCGGCGGGCCTGTGACATGGCGGAGCGGCGGCGAAGTTCCGGAAATTCGCGGCCGATGACCGACCAGGACACCATCTGCGCGCCGGCCACAGCCGGGGGTGCCGCCGCCGTGGCGGTGGTCCGCCTCAGCGGTCCCCGGGCCGTGGCCATCCTTGACCGGCTCACCGCAGGAGCTGCGCGCACCTGGCCCGAGCGACGGGCGGTGCTGGCGCCGCTGGCCGATGCCGAAGGCCCCATCGACGAGGCGTTGGTCACCGTGTTCCGCGCGCCGGCGAGCTACACCGGCGAGGAGGTGGTGGAGCTCGGCCTGCACGGCTCGCCCTACATCGTGCAGCGCGTGCTGGAGGCGGCGGTGCAGGCGGGCGCGCGGCTGGCCCGGCCGGGCGAGTTCACGTTGCGCGCCTTCCTCAACCGCAAGCTGGACCTCAGCCAGGCCGAGGCCGTCGCCGACCTCATCGCCGGCCAGGGGGCCGCCGCCCACCGGCTCGCCCTGCAGCAGCTCCGCGGCGGTTACAGCGCCCACATCGACGCGCTGCGCCAGCAGCTCATCGACTTCTGCGCCCTGATCGAGCTGGAGCTCGACTTCGGGGAGGAGGACGTCACCTTCGCCCGCCGCGATGAACTGGACGCCCTGCTGGTGGACCTGACCGGCCTCTGCACCCGGCTCATCGACAGCTTCCGCTACGGCAACGCGGTGAAGGAGGGCGTGCCCGTGGCCATCGTGGGCGCGCCCAATAGCGGCAAGAGCACGCTGCTCAACGCGCTGCTACAGGAGGACCGCGCCATCGTGAGCGACATCCCTGGCACCACGCGCGACACGGTGGAGGAGACGATCACCCTGAACGGCATCCTGTTCCGCTTCATCGACACGGCGGGCCTGCGCGAGACCGGCGACACGGTGGAGCGCATGGGCATCGAACGCAGCTACCGCAAGGCGCGCGAGGCCGGCATCGTGGTGCTGCTGGGCGATGCTGCCGCCATGAACGAGGACGCCTTCCTCACCCAGGCGGCCCTGTTGCGCGAGCGCATCGGCGAGGGACCGCACCTGCTTCCGGTGCTGAACAAGTGCGACCTCACCGACCAGGACGCCGACCTCGGCGGCCGGGTGATGCGCATCAGCGCACGCACGGGCCGGGGCCTGGATGGGCTGCGGGAGGCGTTCCACCGGCATGTACGCAGCCTGCACGAAGGCGACGGTGGCGTGGTGGTGACGAACGCGCGGCACGTGGAGGCCCTGAGCCACGCCCGTCAGGCCCTGGAGGACGCGCGCGCCGGTCTGCACCAGGGGGTCAGCGGCGACCTGCTGGCCATCGACCTGCGCCGCGCGCAGCACCATCTGGGCGAGATCACCGGCCGCATCACGCCGGACGATGTGCTGGGCAGCATCTTCGGCCGCTTCTGCATCGGCAAGTGATCACGGGCACGGCATCCCCTCCGTCAGCACCTGGTGGATGAGGACGTACTCGTCCGACCCGTCGCCCTCCATGGCCGGCCCGAGGTCGAGCGAGCACTCCACCTCGATGGTCCAGGGCTCGCCGCCCTGCGTCACGCTGCGTCGGTAGCGCCGCTCGAGGTCCGCGCCGTTCATCGACCCCACGAGCTCCCCCTCCTCGGCACCGAGGTCCTCACCACCGGCGCAGGGCCACGAGCGACCGGCGCCGCAGGGCGCGAAGCGCATCGCGTCGGCCAGGAAGGTGAAGGTGCCGGTGAGGCGCATGCGCGGGATCTCGCCCTCCAGCTCGTCGGACAGCTTCTCCAGGGTGTAGGGATGCTGCGAGGCGAACGGCGCCCCCATCTCGTCGACCATGCGCAGCCCGGCTTCCGTGCGCTGGTGGAAGTCGGGCTTGTCGCCGGCTTGTCCGATGGTGAGCAAGGGCTGCGCACCGGGCGCATCGGGTGCCACCACGTGCCAGCGGCCGATCAGGCCCAGGGCCGCCTCGCCGCGGTCCAGGTAGCGCCGCCGCAGGATGAAGGTGCTGTCGCTGCGCACCCACAGCTGCGTCACGATGCCGTGGCAGCCGGCGCAGGGCAACGTATCCTCATAGTAGCCCGGCCAATCGATCGGCGTCGCCGGAAGGGCCCTGGTGGGTCCGACCGCCGGAAGGCTGTCGTGGGCGACGGAACCGTCGTTCACGGAGCCGCCGCCGCAGGAGGCGATGACGAGCGCAGGGAGCAGCAGCAGGGAGGCGCGCATGCAGGGGGGGGCGTCGGCCGAAGGTAGCGCGACCTTTGCGCGCATGGTCCCGGTGTGTACCGCCTTCTACTTCGGCAGCGTGGAGCACTATCGGCTGCTGGCGCGGCATCCGAAGGTGATCATCGATGTCGGCGAGCACTACGAGCGCCAGAGCTACCGCACCCGCACCCGCATCGGAGGCCCCAACGGCGTGCAAGACCTGAACGTGCCCATCGCCCGCGACCACGGACGCAAGCTGCCGATGCGCAGCGTGGGCCTGAGCTACAGTGAGACCTGGCCGCAACAGCACCTGCACGCCATCCGGAGCGCCTACGGCAACACGCCCTGGTTCATCCACTACATCGATGCGATCGAAGCGGTGGTGATGAAGCGTTACGAACGCCTGGTGGACCTGGACCTGGCGACGATGCGGCTGGGGATGAAATGGCTCGGGCTGACGACGGAGGTGGAGGTGAGGGAGACCTACTTGGACGTGAGTGGCGAGTGGCGAGTGGCGAGTGATGAGCGTGGCCCCGCGGAACCACACTCGCCACTCGTCACTCACCACTCGGTCAACGACACTCGACACTTGGACCTCCGGACCACCTTCCACCCCAAGAAACCGCTGCCTCCACCGGTCGAAGCGGTCCCAGCCTACCCCCAGGTCTTCGCGGACCGCCACGGCTTCCAGCCCCGGATGAGCGTGATCGACCTGGTATGCAACTGCGGACCCGAGGCCGCCCGCATCCTGCGTTCTTGATCCCCATCAAGCGCACGGGTGGCAACCTCGGCCCAGTTTCGCCGCATGGTCACGGACATCACCCTTCCCGCCTGGGTCGACCGCAGCGCTCTTCCGTTCCGCACGCACACCTACCACCACCCCGACGGGCGGATGCACTACGTGGACGAGGGCTGCGGCCCGGTGATGCTCTTCGTGCACGGCACGCCCGACTGGAGCTTCGGCTTCAGGCATCTGATCACGGCCTTCGCCCCCACCCACCGCTGCATCGCACCGGACCACCTGGGGTTCGGGCTCAGCGACAAGCCCCACGGAGCCGACTACACGGTGGCCGCGCAGGCCCGTCGCCTGCAGCGGTTCATCGACCACCTGGGTCTGCAGGACATCACGCTGGTGGTCACCGACTTCGGTGGCGGCATCGGCCTGCCCCATGCGTTGGAGCATCCGTCGAACGTGAAGCGCATCGTGCTCTACAACACCTGGCTCTGGGACCTGATGCCCGACAAGCGTTTCAGCGGTCCTACCGCCATCATGAAGTCCGGGCTCGGGCGATTCCTCTACCTGCGGATGGGGTTCAGCGTGAACGTGATGATGCCCAACGGATATGGCGACCAGAAGAAGCTGGACAAGGCCACCCACGCGCACTACCGGCACGCCCTGCCCGATGCCGCCGCGCGCGCGGCCACCTTCGCCTGTGTGCAGGAGATCAAGAACGCCGGTCCCTTCTGGCAGGCGCAATGGGCTCGGGTGGAACTCCTGCGCACCATTCCCACCTTGCTCTGCTGGGGCCTTCAGGACCGCTTCTTCCCGCCCGACCTGATGGAGCGGTGGATGCGGGCGCTCCCTCACGCCACCGTGCGCACCATGCCTCAGGCCGGGCACTTCCTGCACGAGGAGGCGCCGCACGCCCTGGTGGACGCGATCCGGGCGGTCATTTCTCCGCGCGTCCGGTGAAGCGGTACAGGGTGGCTGAACCGTCCGCCTTCGACACGTTCATTTCCCCGTTGAAGACACCCTTCACCACGTCGCCCTTCCACGCGCGCGAGTTGCCCATGTCATCGCTCTTCACCGCCTTGATGGTGAACTGACCGGGACCGCTCTCATAGCAGCCCACCTCACCTTGGGTGAGCCCCTCGGTCGCACAGGCCGAGCAGTCGAACTGATCCCCCGAGAAGGTGACCACATCGCTGCCTTGGTGCTGACCGCTCAGCTCATAGTCGAGGTGGAAGACCACCCCACCCTTCAGGATGGAGCAGTCGGCCTGTCCCCAGCGGGCCGTGTCGAGCGGTGGAAGGTCGTCGGCGCCACCACCGGGTCCACCGCAGGAATGGAGGGTCAACAGTCCAAGGCCCAAGGCCAGGGGGAGGATCGTGCGCTTCATGGTCAGGTTCGTGGTCCGCGAAAGTAGAAGCACCCGGCCAACCCGCATCCACCAGCACCGACCGGCCCGGGTCCGGCGAGCCTGTTCATTCCGCAGACGCGGGGGGACGCAGATGCCCCACTATTTTATCCGCAGATGACACAGATGTCACAGATACCCCCTCCCCGCACTCATCTGTGTCCATCCGTGTTCATCTGTGGACGCATTCCAAGGCGAGCCTGCGCGCCGCATTCATCTGTGTCCATCCGTGTTCATCTGTGGTTCTTCAGCCCCGATCCCGCATTCATCTGCGACATCCGTGTCATCTGTGGACGCATTCCGGCGAGCCTGCGAGCCGCATTCATCTGCGCCATCCCGCAGGGCGGGGGACAGGTCCCGCGCCATCTGTGGACGCATTCCGGCGAGCCGCGAGCCGCATTCATCTGTGTCCATCCGTGTTCATCTGTGGTTCTTCAGCCCCGATCCCGCATTCATCTGCGACATCCGTGTCATCTGTGGACGCATTCCGGCGAGCCTGCGAGCCGCATTCATCTGCGCCATCCCGCAGGGGCGGGACAGGTCCCGCGCCATCTGTGGACGCATTCCGGCGAGCCGCGAGCCGCATTCATCTGTGTCCATCCGTGTTCATCTGTGGACGCATTCCAAGGCGAGCCTGCGCCGCATTCATCTGTGTCCATCCGTGTTCATCTGTGGTTCTTCAGCCCCGATCCCGCATTCATCTGCGACATCCGTGTCATCTGTGGACGCATTCCGGCGAGCCTGCGAGCCGCATTCATCTGCGCCATCCCGCAGGGGCGGGACAGGTCCCGCGCCATCTGTGGACGCATTCCGGCGAGCCGCGAGCCGCATTCATCTGTGTCCATCCGTGTTCATCTGTGGACGCATTCCAAGGCGAGCCTGCGCGCCGCATTCATCTGTGTCCATCCGTGTTCATCTGTGGTTCTTCAGCCCCGATCCCGCATTCATCTGCGACATCCGTGTCATCTGTGGACGTATCCCGGCGAGCCTGCGGGCCCTCCCCCATCATCCCCGGATCACTCCAGAACCCCACCGCGGACTACTTTCGCAAGACCCTCCCCGGACCATCCCGGGCAGGGGACCCGTGACGCATGGCTGAGAAGATCGACCTGGAGGCATCCAAGAACGAGGACAAGAACAAGCTCGCCGTCGGCGACCTCAATGCCCGTCTGAAGCAGATCCACCTCGGCGGCGGCGAGAAACGCATCGCCGACCACAAGGCCAAGGGAAAGATGACCGCCCGCGAGCGCATCGAAGCCCTGCTGGATCCCAAGAGCCCCCGCATCGAGATCGGTGCCTTCGCAGCCGATGGCATGTACAAGGAACACGGCGGTGCGCCCTGTGCCGGTGTGGTGGTGGTGATCGGCACCGTGAGCAAGCGCCAGTGCATTGTGGTGGCCAACGACGCCACCGTGAAGGCCGGCGCATGGTTCCCCATGACGGGCAAGAAGAACCTGCGCGCGCAGGAGATCGCCATCGAGAACCGCCTGCCCATCATCTACCTGGTGGACAGCGCGGGCGTGTACCTGCCCATGCAGGACGAGATCTTCCCCGACAACGAGCACTTCGCCCGGATTTTTCGCAACAACGCGGTGATGAGCTCCATGGGCGTCACGCAGATCGCCGCCATCATGGGCAGCTGCGTGGCGGGCGGCGCCTACCTGCCCATCATGAGCGATGAGGCGCTGATCGTGGAGAAGACCGGCAGCATCTTCCTCGCCGGCAGCTACCTGGTGAAGGCCGCCATCGGCGAGGACATCGACAACGAGACGCTCGGCGGCGCCACCACCCACAGCGAGATCAGCGGCGTCACCGACTACAAGTGCAAGGACGATGCGGATTGCCTGAAGAAGATCCGCGCCATCGTGGACAAGCTCGGCAAGCCCAAGGACGCCGGCTTCAGCCGCGAGAAGGCCGCCGCGCCGAAGGCCGACCCGAAAGAGATCTACGGCCTGATCCCCACCGAGCGCGCCAAGCCCTACGACATGCGCGAAGTGATCGCGCGGCTGGTGGACGACAGCGAGTACACCGAATACAAGGAGGGCTACGGCCAGAGCATCATCACCGCCTACGCCCGCATCGATGGCTGGGCCGTGGGCATCGTGGCCAACCAGCGCAAAGTGGTGAAGAGCAAAAAGGGCGAGATGCAGTTCGGCGGCGTCATCTACAGCGACAGCGCCGACAAGGCCACACGCTTCATCGCCAACTGCAACCAGAAGAACATTCCGCTGGTCTTTCTGCAGGACGTCACCGGCTTCATGGTCGGCAGCCGCAGCGAGCACGGCGGCATCATCAAGGACGGCGCGAAACTGGTGAACGCTGTGGCCAACAGCGTGGTGCCCAAGTTCACCATCATCATCGGCAACAGCTACGGCGCCGGCAACTACGCCATGTGCGGCAAGGCCTACGACCCACGCCTTATCGTGGGCTGGCCCAGCGCCCAGGTGGCCGTGATGGGCGGCGAGCAGGCCAGCAAGGTGATGCTCCAGATCGAAGTGGCCGCGCTGAAAGGCAAGGGCGAGACCATCACCCCCGAGAAGGAAGCCGAACTGCTCAATCGGATCCGCAGCAAGTACGAGGAGACCATCAGCCCGTACTACGCGGCAGGCAGCTTGTGGCTGGATGCGGTGATCGATCCGCTGGATACGCGGACGTGGATCTCGATGGGTATTGAGGCTGCTAGCCAGGCACCGGCGACGAGGGAGTTCAATATGGGGGTCTTGCAGACGTAGAGTGTTTGGGCGTGCCCCCTCGCAAAGCCTCGGGGTCCGGCCATCCGCTATACTCCTCGCTCGTTCCTCGCTGCGGGGTGCCGCTGCTGTCCGTCACGCGAAATGCAGATCCGTCACGTTTCCAATATCACATCCTGAATCGTCTCTGCGCAGCGTTCCCATTCGACCACCTTTGAACCATGAACGCGACATCGCACTTGGACCGTTGGGGTACTGCCGGTCTCTTCCTTACCGCAATTCTTTCGCCATGCTGTTTCCCATTGTTCGCGGTCGCGGCTTCTGCATTCGGCCTTGGCACCTTTGAATTGTTCGGCGGTTGGACGATGTGGATCTTCCAAACCATGGTGCTCGTCTCCATCGCAGGACTCGTTCTCTCCTATCGCAAACACTGGTGCATCTATCCGCTCTTGGTCGCCATACCAAGTGGTCTGCTGATCTTCTACGGTTACCACTTCGCTATGGACCCGACATACTTCTTCTATGCGGGAATGCTCGGCCTGCTTGGTGCCACGGGTTGGAACTATTACAGGAACAAACTGCATGGGTCGTGCGAAACGTGCGGGACCTACAACGGCAAGACCGTTGATCTGGCTACCAGGTTGACATGTCCGAACTGCGGGCACAGGAAACATGAACTGATGCCAACCGACGCTTGCGTTTACTTCTACGAATGCGAGAAATGCAAGACCGTCCTGAAACCGAAACAGGGTGACTGCTGTGTCTATTGCAGTTATGGAACGGTGAAATGTCCACCGATCCAGTCTGGTGAGAAATGCTGCTGACCACATGCGTCGCCCGATCCGCGTCAGATCCGAGGTCCTCCGCCATCGTCCTGATCTGCCGTGCCATGCCGTGATTCCTGCATCCGCTATAAGTGGGTGGTGCATCAACGGCACCACGATCGTAGAGGTGCAAATCGATCGTCATGGACCCTTTCGCAGAAGCCTGAAGCGATGGGATCAGGACCGCTGGTTCCTGGATCTACCGAAAACCATCCTTGTCCAAACCGGGCTCAAGGAAGGCAGCTTGATCACACTGATACTTCGATCGGCCGACACTAGCGAACCAGCAGAGCTACGTTCCCGCCTTCGGTCTGATGCCGTTGCCAGAGTATGCTGGAACAGGTTGTCGCAAGCGCGCAAACGCACCATCGTAGAGCATATCAGAGCTGGCAGATCATCCAGCACACGTGAGCGGCGCGTGGCGAGCATATTCCGATCAATGGGTCATTGAAGCCCTTCGTATTCCGAACAGACACCGGCCGTCGCAAACCCGCGTTGGCCGATGATCATCGGCCCGCCCCGTCACCGAACCGGTCGCGTAGCCAATTCATCGGGTTGTCGCGGTTGGGGCCGATCATGTGTTTCATCCCGCCAACGGGGATCGGCCCGCATCGTTACCTTTTGTTGAATCTGTCGCCTGTCCATTTCCGTGGATTGTCGCGGATATACCGGGCAATGCGTTCGTGTTCCCCGTCATCGCGGATCACGCGGTCCCAATAATTGCGTTGCCATACGGGCGTGCCGTGTGGAAACAATCCATCGCGGTACGCCATGCGCGTAACCGCAGTCACGCCTTCACATGGTCCTTCAAGAACTCACCTGGAGTCACGATCCTCGTCCGTCCGTACTTCTTCAGCACCAGCAGATCCTCGTCACCGGTGACCAACAGATCCGCCTTCGCGGCCTTGGCCAGCGCGAGCAAGAAATCATCCTTTGCATCGCGACAAATGGGGATCACCCTGGGTTCGCGCTTCAAGACCAGCGCCACGCGGCCCAAGCGTTCGATGTTCTCCTCGGCACGAGGAAGCGTGAAGTACTTCCGCATCTTCGATCGGCGCGTCACTTCGGCGAGTTCAGCCAATGCCCGTGTAGAGAAGCAGAGTTGGAAGCGTTCCGCAACGAGCAAGACATCCAGTTCGCGTAGCCGCTTGCCGATCAGCCAACTGATCAGAACGTTGGTATCAACGACGAGCCTTTGGCGAGCGCGCTGCATGCATCTCGGTCCTTACCTCTTCCACCATGCGGGTGATCTCGCTGTCCTTCAGCGTCACCTTGCCCCAGACCTTGTGCAGCCAGGTGATGTCGTCCTTCACCTCCTGCTGCCGGATAGCCTTCATGAAGGCACGCTTGTCAGCAGCGGACAGCTTGCTGACACGTGCCAAGATCTTATCCACGGCCTGGCTTTGGTTCCCTTTGGTGTCGAAGGTCATGCTACGATCGTTGGTTGCTCAAATATAAGGCGGCGATCAAGCCTCATCTTTTCTTCCCACTTAGACATACCGCAGGTCCGGTTCGATATACTCCATGTAATGCGGCTTCACGGCCTTGCGCATCACCAGATCCACCTTGCGAGCGACAATGCGCTCAAGATCCTGTTCAAGATCGAAGAACTGCATCCCGATCGGTCGCTCCACTTCGATCATGATGTCAACATCACTATCCGGCCGGAAGTCATCGCGCGTGGCCGACCCGAACACGGCCATGCTCTTCAGCCCGTACTTGGCAAAGAGGCGCGCACGTTCCCCGCGCAGCAAGGATAAGATGTCGGCGAGGGTGCCCATGGTTCCACAAATATCGGAATCACCGGCTGGATCACTCCCCTTCCCATTTGATGGCCCGACCCCTTCGTTACTTTCATCCACTCCAATGTTGCGCCTCGCCCATTTCCTTTCCGTCCTCGCCTGCACCCTTTCGCTGCGCAGCGTACATGCGCAACAGCTCGTAACACCTTACACCGATCGGGTGGACCGCTTCGTGGCGCACATCGCTGACAGCCTGAGCATCGTGGGGCTTTCGGTGGGCATTGTGCAGCACGGCGAAGTGGTGCTGGCCAATGGCTACGGTTCCATCTCACAAGCGAACACCCATCCTGTGGATGCGCACACGGCATTCCTCAGCTGCTCCATCACCAAGCTGTTCACCGCCACCGCCGTGATGCAGTTGGTGGAGCAGGGCCGCCTGCGGATCAGTGATCGCGTGGTGGATGTGCTGCCGGAATTCAAGTTGCACGACAAGCGCTACGGCGCGATCACGGTGGAGCACCTGCTCACGCATTCATCGGGACTGCCGTGGGACCATAAGCTGCCCAACTGCCCGCAGGACAGCACGGCGCTGGAGGTACTGGTGCGCAGCATGGCGAATGGCGTGAAGCTGAAGTTCGGCCCCGGGAGCCGCTTCGATGGCGGGACCTACAGCAACGCCGGGTACAACCTGCTGGGCCGGATCGTGGAACAGGTGAGCGGCCTTTCCTACGAGCGCTACGTGCATGCACATGTCCTGCGCAAGGTGCCGATGCCCGATGCCGCGTTCGATACCGCGTCCTACCGTGCAGGAGCTTGGGCGCGAGGCATGGAAGTGGACGGTGATACGCGCGCCATCCAGCGTTTCAATCTGTACGGCGTGGAAGACCCGAAGCAGCCGATCATCAATGGGCAACCTCTGTCGTTACGCGAACGGCGCCCGCACATCGCGTACGAGCAAAGCCCTTGTGGCGGGCTATGGACCAGCGCCGCGGACCTGAGCAATTGGCTGGCGCACGTGCAACGCATCGCGCAGGACAGCTTGGAAGGCCCCAGCGCGCCCGTGCTGCAACGCAACACCCTGCTGGAGATGTGGCGCACGCAGCGCAGCATCA
Proteins encoded in this region:
- a CDS encoding acyl-CoA carboxylase subunit beta, translated to MDLEASKNEDKNKLAVGDLNARLKQIHLGGGEKRIADHKAKGKMTARERIEALLDPKSPRIEIGAFAADGMYKEHGGAPCAGVVVVIGTVSKRQCIVVANDATVKAGAWFPMTGKKNLRAQEIAIENRLPIIYLVDSAGVYLPMQDEIFPDNEHFARIFRNNAVMSSMGVTQIAAIMGSCVAGGAYLPIMSDEALIVEKTGSIFLAGSYLVKAAIGEDIDNETLGGATTHSEISGVTDYKCKDDADCLKKIRAIVDKLGKPKDAGFSREKAAAPKADPKEIYGLIPTERAKPYDMREVIARLVDDSEYTEYKEGYGQSIITAYARIDGWAVGIVANQRKVVKSKKGEMQFGGVIYSDSADKATRFIANCNQKNIPLVFLQDVTGFMVGSRSEHGGIIKDGAKLVNAVANSVVPKFTIIIGNSYGAGNYAMCGKAYDPRLIVGWPSAQVAVMGGEQASKVMLQIEVAALKGKGETITPEKEAELLNRIRSKYEETISPYYAAGSLWLDAVIDPLDTRTWISMGIEAASQAPATREFNMGVLQT
- a CDS encoding alpha/beta fold hydrolase — its product is MVTDITLPAWVDRSALPFRTHTYHHPDGRMHYVDEGCGPVMLFVHGTPDWSFGFRHLITAFAPTHRCIAPDHLGFGLSDKPHGADYTVAAQARRLQRFIDHLGLQDITLVVTDFGGGIGLPHALEHPSNVKRIVLYNTWLWDLMPDKRFSGPTAIMKSGLGRFLYLRMGFSVNVMMPNGYGDQKKLDKATHAHYRHALPDAAARAATFACVQEIKNAGPFWQAQWARVELLRTIPTLLCWGLQDRFFPPDLMERWMRALPHATVRTMPQAGHFLHEEAPHALVDAIRAVISPRVR
- a CDS encoding nucleotidyltransferase domain-containing protein; its protein translation is MGTLADILSLLRGERARLFAKYGLKSMAVFGSATRDDFRPDSDVDIMIEVERPIGMQFFDLEQDLERIVARKVDLVMRKAVKPHYMEYIEPDLRYV
- a CDS encoding copper resistance protein NlpE N-terminal domain-containing protein, which encodes MRASLLLLPALVIASCGGGSVNDGSVAHDSLPAVGPTRALPATPIDWPGYYEDTLPCAGCHGIVTQLWVRSDSTFILRRRYLDRGEAALGLIGRWHVVAPDAPGAQPLLTIGQAGDKPDFHQRTEAGLRMVDEMGAPFASQHPYTLEKLSDELEGEIPRMRLTGTFTFLADAMRFAPCGAGRSWPCAGGEDLGAEEGELVGSMNGADLERRYRRSVTQGGEPWTIEVECSLDLGPAMEGDGSDEYVLIHQVLTEGMPCP
- a CDS encoding WbqC family protein, with protein sequence MVPVCTAFYFGSVEHYRLLARHPKVIIDVGEHYERQSYRTRTRIGGPNGVQDLNVPIARDHGRKLPMRSVGLSYSETWPQQHLHAIRSAYGNTPWFIHYIDAIEAVVMKRYERLVDLDLATMRLGMKWLGLTTEVEVRETYLDVSGEWRVASDERGPAEPHSPLVTHHSVNDTRHLDLRTTFHPKKPLPPPVEAVPAYPQVFADRHGFQPRMSVIDLVCNCGPEAARILRS
- a CDS encoding YdeI/OmpD-associated family protein, translating into MRRPIRVRSEVLRHRPDLPCHAVIPASAISGWCINGTTIVEVQIDRHGPFRRSLKRWDQDRWFLDLPKTILVQTGLKEGSLITLILRSADTSEPAELRSRLRSDAVARVCWNRLSQARKRTIVEHIRAGRSSSTRERRVASIFRSMGH
- a CDS encoding MerC domain-containing protein; this encodes MNATSHLDRWGTAGLFLTAILSPCCFPLFAVAASAFGLGTFELFGGWTMWIFQTMVLVSIAGLVLSYRKHWCIYPLLVAIPSGLLIFYGYHFAMDPTYFFYAGMLGLLGATGWNYYRNKLHGSCETCGTYNGKTVDLATRLTCPNCGHRKHELMPTDACVYFYECEKCKTVLKPKQGDCCVYCSYGTVKCPPIQSGEKCC
- a CDS encoding putative toxin-antitoxin system toxin component, PIN family; this encodes MQRARQRLVVDTNVLISWLIGKRLRELDVLLVAERFQLCFSTRALAELAEVTRRSKMRKYFTLPRAEENIERLGRVALVLKREPRVIPICRDAKDDFLLALAKAAKADLLVTGDEDLLVLKKYGRTRIVTPGEFLKDHVKA
- a CDS encoding NAD(P)/FAD-dependent oxidoreductase; amino-acid sequence: MSQARRAYEALPHPQVVVVGGGFAGLELIKRLEGAPYKVLLLDKHNHHCFQPLLYQVATASLSADSIAHPFRRTVAPMPNVAFRMTRVLAVKPQEKRVVTDHGEFAYDILVLATGSTTNFFGNDQLEREAMQLKSIGQALDIRSDFLQDFEAALYAQDEAGQRRCLNFTIVGGGPTGVELAGALAEIRRTVLKREYRELDSDRMQIWLVDSNERVLKNFSEKASANALKYLEDMGVNVKFGARVTGYDGEVVSFKDGTSMDSNTLIWAAGVKGVTLPGLEAAEVPQANRYHVDRFSRLQGVPDVFALGDVALMAEGTWERGHPQVATAAIQQARLLADNLIRKAKGGPMEAFMYKDKGSMATIGRYKAVVDVGRFHMGGLIAWLAWMFVHLMALVGYRNRLQVLMAWAWKYLSWKNTIRLIIRPYIRSSAQQVVEAPQG
- the mnmE gene encoding tRNA uridine-5-carboxymethylaminomethyl(34) synthesis GTPase MnmE, translating into MTDQDTICAPATAGGAAAVAVVRLSGPRAVAILDRLTAGAARTWPERRAVLAPLADAEGPIDEALVTVFRAPASYTGEEVVELGLHGSPYIVQRVLEAAVQAGARLARPGEFTLRAFLNRKLDLSQAEAVADLIAGQGAAAHRLALQQLRGGYSAHIDALRQQLIDFCALIELELDFGEEDVTFARRDELDALLVDLTGLCTRLIDSFRYGNAVKEGVPVAIVGAPNSGKSTLLNALLQEDRAIVSDIPGTTRDTVEETITLNGILFRFIDTAGLRETGDTVERMGIERSYRKAREAGIVVLLGDAAAMNEDAFLTQAALLRERIGEGPHLLPVLNKCDLTDQDADLGGRVMRISARTGRGLDGLREAFHRHVRSLHEGDGGVVVTNARHVEALSHARQALEDARAGLHQGVSGDLLAIDLRRAQHHLGEITGRITPDDVLGSIFGRFCIGK